In Carya illinoinensis cultivar Pawnee chromosome 10, C.illinoinensisPawnee_v1, whole genome shotgun sequence, one DNA window encodes the following:
- the LOC122278972 gene encoding CDPK-related kinase 7-like produces MGLCHGKPIDHPQTKPENSVIPGENEPVPHSQTVKPSNFPFYSPSPLPSLFKSSPANSSVSSTPLRIFKRPFPPPSPAKHIRALLARRHGSVKPNEASIPEGNECDIGLDKNFGFSKQFVAHYELGEEVGRGHFGYTCSATAKKGSLKGQDMAVKVIPKSKMTTAIAIEDVRREVKILRALTGHKNLVQFYDAYEDEDNVYVVMELCKGGELLDRILSRGGKYSEDDAKVVMVQILSVVAYCHLQGVVHRDLKPENFLYTSKDENSPLKAIDFGLSDYVKPDERLNDIVGSAYYVAPEVLHRSYGTEADMWSIGVIAYILLCGSRPFWARTESGIFRAVLKADPSFDEAPWPSLSSDAIDFVKRLLNKDYRKRLTAAQALSHPWLADQHDVKIPLDMIVYKLVKAYVCSSSLRKSALGALAKTLTAAQLAYLQEQFTLIGPNKSGFISMPNFKTGAMKNSTDAMKDSRALDYANMVSSIQYRKLDFEEFCAAAISVHQLEGMESWEQHARRAYELFEKDGNRPIMIEELASELGLSPSVPVHVVLQDWIRHADGKLSFLGFVRLLHGVSSRSFPKA; encoded by the exons ATGGGACTCTGTCATGGGAAACCCATTGACCACCCACAAACCAAACCCGAGAACTCAGTAATTCCCGGAGAGAACGAGCCAGTGCCGCATTCTCAGACTGTTAAGCCCTCAAACTTCCCATTCTACAGTCCAAGTCCCCTGCCCAGTCTCTTCAAGAGTTCCCCCGCCAATTCGAGCGTTAGTTCAACTCCTTTGCGCATTTTTAAGCGCCCATTTCCGCCTCCTTCCCCGGCAAAGCACATTCGGGCATTGCTCGCCCGTAGGCACGGCTCGGTTAAGCCAAATGAGGCCTCAATCCCGGAAGGAAACGAGTGTGATATTGGGCTGGATAAGAATTTCGGATTCTCGAAGCAGTTTGTGGCTCATTATGAGCTTGGAGAAGAGGTGGGGCGCGGCCATTTCGGTTATACTTGCTCGGCTACGGCTAAGAAAGGGAGCTTAAAGGGGCAGGATATGGCTGTCAAGGTCATTCCGAAATCAAAG ATGACCACAGCAATCGCTATAGAGGATGTACGAAGAGAAGTGAAGATATTACGGGCACTAACAGGACATAAGAACCTTGTTCAGTTCTATGATGCCTATGAAGATGAAGACAATGTTTATGTAGTGATGGA GTTGTGCAAAGGAGGTGAACTGTTAGATAGGATACTTTCAAG GGGTGGAAAATACtcagaagatgatgcaaaagTGGTTATGGTTCAGATTTTAAGTGTAGTTGCCTACTGTCACCTCCAAGGTGTGGTTCACCGTGACCTCAAGCCAGAG AATTTCCTTTATACTTCTAAAGATGAAAATTCTCCGCTTAAAGCCATTGACTTTGGACTCTCCGACTATGTAAAGCCAG ATGAAAGGTTGAACGACATTGTAGGAAGTGCTTATTATGTGGCTCCTGAAGTTTTACATAGATCGTATGGGACAGAAGCTGACATGTGGAGTATTGGGGTAATTGCTTATATTCTTTTATGTGGAAGCCGGCCCTTTTGGGCCCGGACAGAATCTGGCATCTTTCGAGCTGTGCTCAAGGCAGATCCAAGCTTTGATGAAGCCCCCTGGCCTTCTTTGTCTTCTGATGCAATAGACTTTGTGAAGAGGCTGTTGAACAAGGATTATCGTAAGAGATTAACTGCCGCACAGGCTCTAA GTCATCCATGGCTGGCCGATCAACATGATGTCAAGATACCATTGGATATGATAGTGTACAAGCTTGTTAAAGCTTATGTATGCTCATCTTCTCTACGCAAATCAGCATTGGGG GCTCTTGCAAAGACATTAACTGCAGCGCAGCTAGCTTATCTGCAGGAGCAATTCACACTAATAGGGCCCAACAAAAGTGGATTTATCTCCATGCCAAACTTTAAGACG GGTGCAATGAAGAACTCCACCGATGCAATGAAGGATTCACGGGCCCTAGATTATGCCAACATG GTTAGTTCTATTCAATATAGAAAACTggactttgaagaattttgtgcGGCTGCCATAAGTGTGCATCAGCTGGAAGGAATGGAGAGCTGGGAACAACATGCAAGGCGTGCATATGAGCTGTTTGAGAAGGATGGGAACAGACCAATTATGATAGAAGAGCTTGCCtct GAACTTGGACTTAGCCCATCGGTACCCGTTCACGTGGTTCTCCAGGACTGGATTAGACACGCAGATGGGAAACTTAGTTTCTTGGGGTTTGTCAGACTTCTCCACGGTGTTTCGTCCCGCTCGTTTCCAAAGGCTTGA